A region of the Pricia mediterranea genome:
TATACTCAGGTCACCCCCGGCCAGATTGATCTCGGAACGACGTTCATCGCCGTATTTTTCTTTGATCTCTAAAAGCTCGTCCTTTATAATCTGCATCCGACGCTCTTTCTTGGCGAGAATGTCCTTCAGGTCGGCAATCCTCTCTACGATCTCATCGTATTCGGCCCGCAGTTTATCCTGTTCCAGTCCCGTCAGCTGGCGTAGGCGCATCTCTACGATGGCCCTCGCCTGAATCTCGGTCAATTCGAAACGCTCCATCAAGTTGCTGCGTGCCTCATCGGCGTTCGAAGATGCCCTAATGATGGCGATTACCTCGTCGATATTGTCCGATGCAATGATTAGTCCCTCTAGAATATGCGCCCGGTCCTCCGCTTTTTTAAGCTCGAATTTCGTACGGCGAACGACCACCTCGTGCCGATGATCCACAAAATAGCGGATCATATCCTTCACGTTCAACAGTTCTGGCCTACCGTTGACCAAGGCGATATTGTTCACGCTGAAAGAAGATTGCAGCGCGGTGTACTTATATAAGGTATTGAGCACGATATTGGGGATGGCATCGCGTTTCAAGAAATAAACGACCCGCATCCCGTTTCGGTCTGACTCGTCACGAATGCTCGATATGCCCTCTATCTTTTTCTCGTTGACCAGGTCGGCGGTCTTCTTGATCATATCGGCCTTGTTGACCTGATAGGGAATCTCGGTCACGATGATACATTCCCTGCCCTGCACCTCTTCGATAGTGGCCTTGGCCCTGATCTTGATCCGGCCGCGACCGGTGTGGAACGCCTCTTTAACGCCCCCGTAACCATATATAATTCCTCCTGTCGGAAAATCGGGCGCTTTGATGTGGGTCATCAGTTCATCGACCTCGATATCGTGGTTCTCGATGTACGCCACTGTGCCGTCCACCACTTCCGATAGGTTGTGGGGCGGCATATTGGTGGCCATGCCCACTGCGATACCCGATGCACCGTTTACCAAAAGATTGGGCACACGCGTCGGTAGCACCGTAGGCTCTTCTATCGAATCGTCGAAATTGAGCTGGTGGTCGACCGTATCCTTATCGATATCTGCCAACATTTCATCGGCAATTTTGCGCATTTTTGCCTCGGTGTACCGCATGGCAGCGGGACTATCACCGTCAACGGAACCGAAGTTTCCCTGACCGTCTATCAACATATAGCGCAAACTCCACTCCTGCGCCATCCGTACCATCGAATCGTAGACCGAGGTATCACCGTGCGGGTGGTACTTACCTAAAACCTCCCCTACGATACGCGCCGATTTCTTGTGGGAACCTGTCGAGCGCACCCCCAGATCGTGCATACCGTACAACACCCTTCGGTGTACCGGTTTCAAACCGTCCCGCACATCGGGCAGGGCACGTGACACAATGACCGACATCGAATAGTCGATGTAGGCCGACTTCATTTCATCATCGATATTGATCGGAATCAATTTATCCTCTTCCGCCATGTTTATATCCTAAAATAATTGGTTAAATAATCCATCTCAAAAAACACGCCAATATACTCAAAATAGTGGCCTTCACGGTAGGTTTCGACCACAATGTTCAACAATTTATCAACAGGTTTTGGGCATAACTTCTAAGGCCGATATATTACTGTGCGGCATCGCATTTCGCGCATTTTCCCGCATTTCACTTGCCATTGGCTAATAATAGGAACACTATTTGCGTTAGATTGATAGAGTTTTACTAATTTTATACGCGTACGGATGGATTTCCGGGAAGTTTGGGAAATTTATTTGGATGATGTACTAGATGAAAGGATAATTTTTATGGATGATAATTTCTCACCAAGGGTAAAGGATGTAATTGCGTACAGCAAAGAGGAGGCACTGCGTCTCGGGCACGATTTTATCGGCACCGAGCATTTGATGCTGGGCCTCTTGCGGGACGGCAATGGAAAGGCGATCAGTATTTTGGATGCCCTCGAGGTTGATCTTGACCATTTGAGACGAAAGGTAGAGATCCTGAGTCCCTCAAATCCCAATCCCAATACGATTCAAAAAGACAAAAAGAACCTTCACTTGACAAGGCAGGCCGAGCGGGCACTGAAGACCACCTTTTTAGAGGCCAAACTTTTTCAGAGCTCCTCTATAAACACGGCACATCTGCTGCTCTGTATCCTGCGCAACGAGAACGATCCCACGACCAAGTTGCTGCATAAGCTGAAAGTGGATTATGACGGTGTCAAGGAACAATTCAAATTTATGATAACGAGCGACGACAATATAATCGATTCCCCGACTGCGGAGTCCTTTCCCAGCGAGAGCGACGATAGCGGCAGCAAGGATGGCGGCTTCGGTTCGACCGCGGGACAAAAAGGAAACAAGAAATCAAAGACCCCCGTTCTCGACAACTTCGGACGCGACCTCACCAGAATGGCCGAGGAAAATCGCCTGGATCCGGTCGTTGGACGCGAAAAGGAGATTGAACGCGTCTCCCAGATTTTAAGCCGAAGAAAAAAGAACAATCCGCTTCTGATAGGCGAACCCGGCGTGGGCAAAAGTGCCATTGCCGAGGGACTTGCCCTGCGGATTATCAACAAAAAGGTATCCCGCATCCTTTATAATAAAAGGGTCGTCACCTTGGATCTCGCATCCTTGGTCGCCGGCACCAAATACCGGGGCCAGTTCGAAGAGCGGATGAAAGCCGTGATGAACGAGCTGGAAAAGAACGACGACGTCATCCTCTTTATCGACGAGATACATACCATCGTCGGTGCGGGCGGGGCTACGGGAAGCCTTGATGCCTCCAACATGTTCAAGCCGGCACTGGCCCGGGGCGAAATCCAATGTATCGGGGCAACTACGTTGGACGAGTACCGACAGTATATCGAAAAGGACGGGGCCCTCGAGCGACGTTTCCAAAAGGTCATCGTCGAGCCCACTACGGTCGAGGAAACCATCGAGATCCTGCAAAATATCAAGGGAAAATATGAAGACCACCATAATGTGAGCTATACCGAGGAGGCCATCGTCGCCTGCGTCAAATTGACAAACCGGTATATGACGGACCGTTTTCTGCCCGACAAGGCCATTGATGCCCTTGATGAGGCCGGGTCCCGGGTACATATCGTCAATATGGATGTGCCCAAACAGATCTTGGAACTGGAGAAAAAACTCGAGGATGTCCGGGAACTGAAAAATTCCGTGGTCAAGAAGCAGAAATACGAAGAGGCGGCGAAACTGCGGGACGACGAAAAACGGCTCGAAAAAGACTTGGCATCCGCTCAAGAACAATGGGAAGAAGAGAGCAAACAGCATAAGGAAACCGTTGATGAAGAAAACGTCGCCGACGTGGTCTCGATGATGAGCGGTATTCCGGTGAACCGAATCGCACAGACGGAGAGCAATAAACTGGCCGAGCTGCCCAGCCTGATCAAGGCCAACGTTATCGGACAGGACGAGGCGGTCGCCAAAGTGGCCAAGGCCATTCAAAGAAACCGAGCGGGACTCAAAGACCCCAACAAACCCATTGGATCTTTTATTTTCCTGGGACAGACCGGAGTCGGTAAGACCCAGTTGGCCAAGATACTGGCGAAGGAACTTTTCGATTCCGAAGATGCCCTGATCCGCATCGATATGAGCGAGTACATGGAAAAATTCGCCATCTCGCGCTTGGTCGGAGCACCTCCGGGATACGTGGGCTATGAAGAAGGTGGCCAACTGACCGAAAAGGTCCGTCGTAAGCCGTATTCCGTCATCCTGTTGGACGAGGTCGAGAAGGCGCATCCCGATGTATTCAACATGCTTTTACAGGTACTTGACGATGGATATCTGACCGACAGCCTGGGAAGAAAAATCGATTTCCGAAACTCGATCATTATTATGACCTCGAACATCGGGGCCCGTAAGCTGAAGGATTTCGGACAAGGTGTCGGCTTCGGTACCGCTGCGATGAAGGCCCAAGAAGACAGCCATCAGAAAACCGTAATCGAGGGTGCGCTTAAAAAAGCCTTTGCTCCCGAGTTCTTGAACCGTATCGATGACGTGGTAGTGTTCAATTCCCTTGAACGGGAACACATCCACAAAATTATCGACATCGAGCTGCACAAATTGTTCGCCAGGATCAAGGACATAGGCTACGACCTACAGCTTTCAGAGAAGGCGAAGGATTATATTGCCGATAAGGGCTTCGACAAGCAGTACGGGGCGCGGCCGCTCAAGAGGGCCATCCAGAAATATATCGAGGATGCCCTGGCCGAGGAAATCGTGAACTCCAAACTGCAGGAAGGCGATACCATTACGATGGACCTCGATGATAAAGAAGAGGAACTGACCATCCACATCGAAAAGGCCGAGGAATCTTCTAAAACGGAGTAAACCTTGCTTTGAACATTCAAGGTCACGGTCTGCGGATTAGGATTGAAAATGCTGGGGTTGGCGGTGTGTCGCGTACTTCGTAGAATTTTGACAAGGGAATCATTGATTTGATTCCCTTTTTTTGTGTCCGGCTGTGAGGCAATTTGGGAAATAGAAATAAAAAAGCGGGACGAAAGGCGTTACAAACGATATTTTGACCTTTAATCTAGTATTTTATCCCAATAATTGGCATACACCTACTTTCGTCGCGGAGCATGAGAACACTATAATCTATATAAAATGAAATTGGAGCGGCCCAAGAAAACGATTATCATCAGGGAATATGAGCTAGAAATCGGAAAGATACAGGTGTACGATGATTATATGGTATCAGTATTTGAAGAAGACGCAACCCTGACCCTGGAAAGGGCCTATCAGATCATCGGTATCTCCGAGATTCATTTTCGGAACAAGAACTTCGGGTTCATCAGTCTCAGAAAGAACTCATACGCCGTTGACCCCACCATTTACGGCTATTTCCGCCAGATGACGAATTTAAAAGCTTTCGCTATCGTTTCCATCAAGGAAATCGACATGCACAACTTCAACATCGAAAAACTCTTCTATAATAAACCGATGAAGTTCTTCATCGAGTACGATAACGCCCTGGCCTGGGTCCGGAGGCGGGTCAAAGCGAAATAACCAACTATGCTTTCATCCATACGGGAGTGGTATCCGATTTATGCTCGCCCCCGATAATGTCTCTATACAGTTCGGGCCTTCTCGCATTTTTATATCTCCAGCCCCCGGAAAGCTGAATTTTCTCTTTGCTGATTTTGGCGACGGTAATAGCATCGTCGAACGATTTTATTTCGGAAAGCACCTCTCCGTACGGGTCGATAATCATCGAGTTGCCATTTTTTAAATGCTCTCCATCATACCCGATCGGATTGGTGAACGCGTAATACACGCCGTTGTCATAGGCACGGGCCGGCAGCCAGCGCATCAACCAGCGCCTTCCTTTTGGTCCGTCGAATTCCATGCGCAGGGAAACGGGATCGTTTTCACGGTTCTGCCAGAATTTGTCCGGCACATAGTCCCGGTGCGGCATGGCAGACGGGGTACAGCCGGTAACGTGGGGCGCGAAAATCAACTCTGCACCGAGAAGGCTTGTCGCGCGTACATTCTCGATGACGTTGTTGTCGTAACAGATTAGGATACCGCACTTCCAACCCAGTAGGTCGAAAACACAATATTCGTTCCCGGGGGACATGTATTCGCTGATAAAAGGATGCAGTTTGCGATGTTTTCCCACTACCCCCTCTCCCGTTACGCAGATATAGGTATTGTATATTTTACCCTCCGACTTTTCGATCAGGCCCGCCAAGATCGGAATATCCAGTTCCTTTGAGATTTCAATCAATTCCCGCGTACTTTCCCCATCCGGCACCGTCTCCGCTATTTCCGAAATCTGCCCCAAGCTTAAGTCTTTAGCGAAGGTGTAGGCGGTAACCGACATTTCGTGAAAACTGATAACGTCCGCGCCCTTTGATTTAGCTTCTTGGGCCAGCTTGCGAATTACCGATATGTTATAGGCTTTATCCCCGTCTTTGGGCTGAAATTGTGCTACTGCTAGGTGCATGGTATGAATTAGTTTTATTTAATGTCAGAAGGTCATTAGACACATCATAATAGTTTCGATAACGGGGATTAGGCAATGACTACTGCCCTTAAGGTTGTTTTTATCGGTCGAAAATATATTCTCTTACACGACAATCAAAAATCTTGTGGCATAAAAAGTGATTAAAAAACAAATACTGATTATGCTCAAGTTAGCTAATGCTCGAATAGTCCATAATTTATCCGAAAAATCATGTATATAGAATTTACTTATCAAAACCACAAATCCCATAAGCAGAAACCAAATCGTAAAGAAAAATGATAGTTTACCCCGAAATACCATAGTCACCGCATCGTGTATCATTCCGCAGAACATGAACGTGAACATCAAGGAGATTCCAATGGGAAAAATTCTTTTCAGGGGTTTAAAAATGAACTTTCCCAGATAGTATCCGAAAATAGGATTCCAATAATTCCAAAATGTAGAAAAATTTTTTGCGCCCAAGGAGCGGTAGAGATTGTTTCCTAATGATTTTGAACTCCCAATAGGCACACCATTTCTTTTCTGTATATATTCAGGTAATGTCATTCGAGGTTAGTTATCAAGTTTCCTGATCTTTTCGGAGAAGGCTACAACTATCAAATCATATAATTTTAATTTAATTCTGCTTTCTCATTCAGGTATATGGTTCCTAGATAAATCGCCTTGACCTCGCCAATCCGTTCTTAGATGGCAGCAATCAGGTGTTAGATTTTCCCAATACGTTTCTTGGGTAGCTTCACTATACCATCAAAGATAGTAGTTTTGAATTGGCTGTAAAATTCCGAATGCTGTTAGGTGGAAAGGTCAATGAATCGAATAATAACCTATAATATATATTATTTTGTTTGATTTGGCTGACATTCATAAAAAATCCCGATTTTCATCGCATTAAATTATTAATTTAGGTGAGGGTGTAAACCTCACCTATAAATGCTTTAGGAAATGGA
Encoded here:
- the gyrA gene encoding DNA gyrase subunit A, whose translation is MAEEDKLIPINIDDEMKSAYIDYSMSVIVSRALPDVRDGLKPVHRRVLYGMHDLGVRSTGSHKKSARIVGEVLGKYHPHGDTSVYDSMVRMAQEWSLRYMLIDGQGNFGSVDGDSPAAMRYTEAKMRKIADEMLADIDKDTVDHQLNFDDSIEEPTVLPTRVPNLLVNGASGIAVGMATNMPPHNLSEVVDGTVAYIENHDIEVDELMTHIKAPDFPTGGIIYGYGGVKEAFHTGRGRIKIRAKATIEEVQGRECIIVTEIPYQVNKADMIKKTADLVNEKKIEGISSIRDESDRNGMRVVYFLKRDAIPNIVLNTLYKYTALQSSFSVNNIALVNGRPELLNVKDMIRYFVDHRHEVVVRRTKFELKKAEDRAHILEGLIIASDNIDEVIAIIRASSNADEARSNLMERFELTEIQARAIVEMRLRQLTGLEQDKLRAEYDEIVERIADLKDILAKKERRMQIIKDELLEIKEKYGDERRSEINLAGGDLSIEDMIPDEQVVITISHAGYIKRTPLSEYKTQNRGGVGQKASSTRNEDFLEYLFVGTNHQYMLFFTQKGKCFWMRVYEIPEGSRTSKGRAIQNLINIEQDDNVKAFICTQDLKDEEYVNNHFVIMATKKGTVKKTSLEQYSRPRQNGINAIGIREGDELLEAKLTTGASEIFLGLKSGKAIRFEESKTRPMGRNASGVRGIRLADDNDEVIGMVSVHDFEEDILVVSENGYGKRSSIEDYRVTNRGGKGVKTISITDKTGGLVAIKNVSDSDDLMIINKSGIAIRMGVEDLRVMGRATQGVRLINLKDSDSIAAVAKVMKDEDEIDEVDVKNIEVDQDEIVPTGDGTDLDTGSASEDTGDTDEAKE
- a CDS encoding ATP-dependent Clp protease ATP-binding subunit yields the protein MDDNFSPRVKDVIAYSKEEALRLGHDFIGTEHLMLGLLRDGNGKAISILDALEVDLDHLRRKVEILSPSNPNPNTIQKDKKNLHLTRQAERALKTTFLEAKLFQSSSINTAHLLLCILRNENDPTTKLLHKLKVDYDGVKEQFKFMITSDDNIIDSPTAESFPSESDDSGSKDGGFGSTAGQKGNKKSKTPVLDNFGRDLTRMAEENRLDPVVGREKEIERVSQILSRRKKNNPLLIGEPGVGKSAIAEGLALRIINKKVSRILYNKRVVTLDLASLVAGTKYRGQFEERMKAVMNELEKNDDVILFIDEIHTIVGAGGATGSLDASNMFKPALARGEIQCIGATTLDEYRQYIEKDGALERRFQKVIVEPTTVEETIEILQNIKGKYEDHHNVSYTEEAIVACVKLTNRYMTDRFLPDKAIDALDEAGSRVHIVNMDVPKQILELEKKLEDVRELKNSVVKKQKYEEAAKLRDDEKRLEKDLASAQEQWEEESKQHKETVDEENVADVVSMMSGIPVNRIAQTESNKLAELPSLIKANVIGQDEAVAKVAKAIQRNRAGLKDPNKPIGSFIFLGQTGVGKTQLAKILAKELFDSEDALIRIDMSEYMEKFAISRLVGAPPGYVGYEEGGQLTEKVRRKPYSVILLDEVEKAHPDVFNMLLQVLDDGYLTDSLGRKIDFRNSIIIMTSNIGARKLKDFGQGVGFGTAAMKAQEDSHQKTVIEGALKKAFAPEFLNRIDDVVVFNSLEREHIHKIIDIELHKLFARIKDIGYDLQLSEKAKDYIADKGFDKQYGARPLKRAIQKYIEDALAEEIVNSKLQEGDTITMDLDDKEEELTIHIEKAEESSKTE
- a CDS encoding STAS/SEC14 domain-containing protein — encoded protein: MKLERPKKTIIIREYELEIGKIQVYDDYMVSVFEEDATLTLERAYQIIGISEIHFRNKNFGFISLRKNSYAVDPTIYGYFRQMTNLKAFAIVSIKEIDMHNFNIEKLFYNKPMKFFIEYDNALAWVRRRVKAK
- a CDS encoding nitrilase family protein, whose protein sequence is MHLAVAQFQPKDGDKAYNISVIRKLAQEAKSKGADVISFHEMSVTAYTFAKDLSLGQISEIAETVPDGESTRELIEISKELDIPILAGLIEKSEGKIYNTYICVTGEGVVGKHRKLHPFISEYMSPGNEYCVFDLLGWKCGILICYDNNVIENVRATSLLGAELIFAPHVTGCTPSAMPHRDYVPDKFWQNRENDPVSLRMEFDGPKGRRWLMRWLPARAYDNGVYYAFTNPIGYDGEHLKNGNSMIIDPYGEVLSEIKSFDDAITVAKISKEKIQLSGGWRYKNARRPELYRDIIGGEHKSDTTPVWMKA